One genomic window of Magnolia sinica isolate HGM2019 chromosome 3, MsV1, whole genome shotgun sequence includes the following:
- the LOC131238773 gene encoding exocyst complex component EXO70B1-like — protein sequence MENISSSQSKQFQPNRSTVSIDGQIKTTQIYSCDNEEKEEEKEGKAKGNCFISNYHKFYEEIDQFLQTISTIKNNQNPDQTPPEIPDSVGIFVKLFQEEIAKCDCSQDHGKWCDDSDEGSSVLEAVGKISNLTQALGSFSSDPNYATLLARTNEALQRTMAFFEEEFRWLLEDSQKTDPDRRSFHESEVDADSDFPGFPPETVSQLSMIAKAMIEAGFETECCQVFSIARRNSFEERLVKIGFGKISAEDIQKMPWGSMEVEIATWIQACRGCIKVFFSGERSFCEAVFADHTSISGYLFGNLARCIVIQLLNFSETVAMTERTAEKLFKFFDMYEVLRDLAPVMNDLPELKSEISSSRGRIAEAAIAMFSDLENSIKNDHGRTPVPAGAVHPLTRYVMNYLKYACEYNDTVGQLFQEGQEPVISEQNTESDNDEKSNHSPFSVQLMTVMELLDANLVSKSKLYKDPSLGYIFLMNNGQYIMRKIKGSAEIHDLLGDNWRRKRSSEFRQCHKNYQRETWSKILGCFKEEGLQQGRGNVVKSAVKERFKTFNAMFEEIHKTQSSWVVSDEQMQSELRVSIGAVVIPAYRSFLGRYRQYLEGNRQWEKYIKYGPEDLETFIDDLFDGTPSSMVRRRT from the coding sequence ATGGAGAATATTTCTTCCTCACAAAGCAAGCAGTTCCAACCCAACCGATCAACGGTTAGCATCGATGGCCAAATAAAAACAACACAGATTTACAGCTGTGATaatgaagagaaagaagaagaaaaagaaggaaaggccAAAGGCAACTGTTTCATTTCAAATTACCATAAATTCTATGAAGAAATCGACCAGTTTCTACaaaccatctcaaccatcaaaaacaACCAAAACCCAGATCAAACCCCACCTGAAATCCCTGATTCGGTTGGAATATTCGTGAAACTCTTCCAAGAAGAGATCGCTAAGTGCGACTGCAGTCAGGATCATGGAAAGTGGTGCGATGATTCTGATGAAGGATCGTCGGTTCTTGAAGCAGTCGGTAAAATCTCAAATCTGACACAGGCGCTTGGAAGCTTCTCATCAGATCCGAATTACGCAACGTTGCTCGCTCGCACTAATGAGGCTTTGCAACGTACAATGGCATTCTTCGAAGAGGAATTCCGGTGGCTTCTAGAAGATTCTCAGAAGACAGATCCTGATCGGCGTTCGTTCCACGAATCCGAAGTCGATGCAGATTCCGATTTTCCTGGATTTCCACCAGAAACCGTTTCTCAGCTCTCTATGATTGCAAAAGCGATGATCGAAGCAGGATTTGAAACTGAATGCTGTCAGGTTTTCAGCATCGCACGACGGAATTCTTTCGAGGAAAGACTCGTTAAGATCGGGTTTGGCAAAATCAGCGCTGAAGATATTCAGAAAATGCCGTGGGGATCGATGGAAGTTGAGATTGCCACGTGGATCCAGGCCTGCCGTGGCTGCATCAAGGTATTTTTCTCTGGTGAGCGGAGTTTCTGCGAGGCGGTCTTTGCTGACCACACATCCATCTCTGGCTATCTCTTCGGCAATCTTGCCCGTTGTATTGTAATCCAGCTTCTCAATTTCTCAGAAACAGTAGCAATGACAGAACGAACTGCAGAAAAGCTCTTCAAATTCTTCGACATGTATGAAGTTCTCCGCGATCTGGCCCCTGTGATGAACGACTTACCTGAGCTGAAATCTGAGATCTCATCCTCTCGTGGTCGGATCGCAGAAGCTGCGATCGCTATGTTCTCAGATCTTGAGAATTCAATCAAGAACGACCATGGAAGGACGCCTGTCCCAGCTGGTGCAGTTCACCCACTAACCCGTTACGTGATGAATTATCTAAAATACGCCTGTGAGTATAACGACACGGTAGGGCAATTATTCCAAGAAGGTCAAGAACCAGTAATATCCGAACAAAATACAGAATCCGATAATGATGAAAAATCAAATCACTCGCCGTTCTCCGTTCAACTCATGACGGTAATGGAGCTCTTAGACGCTAATCTGGTATCGAAATCGAAGTTATATAAAGATCCATCGCTTGGATATATATTTCTGATGAATAATGGTCAGTATATCATGAGAAAGATCAAAGGCTCGGCGGAGATTCATGATCTGTTGGGAGATAACTGGCGACGGAAACGGTCATCGGAATTCCGGCAATGCCATAAGAACTACCAGCGGGAGACGTGGAGCAAGATCTTGGGGTGTTTTAAGGAGGAAGGGTTGCAGCAAGGGAGGGGGAATGTAGTGAAATCGGCGGTGAAAGAGCGATTCAAGACCTTTAATGCAATGTTTGAAGAGATACATAAGACTCAGAGCTCATGGGTGGTGAGCGATGAGCAGATGCAGTCAGAGCTGCGGGTGTCGATAGGAGCGGTGGTGATTCCGGCATATCGCTCGTTCTTGGGACGATACCGGCAGTACCTGGAAGGTAATCGGCAATGGGAGAAGTATATAAAGTATGGGCCGGAGGATCTGGAGACGTTCATTGATGATCTTTTTGATGGGACACCGTCATCAATGGTGAGGAGgagaacatga